In Janthinobacterium sp. 67, a genomic segment contains:
- a CDS encoding TonB-dependent receptor: MMQLMAPGTRTSRQNTRLTLKATVAALAGAGLLSSASVRAQQAPAVETPVEETAAPAPADNAGMAVVAVTGVRRAAQSAQTIKKNNDQVVDSIVADEIGKFPDKNVAEILGRVTGVQIRREGGEAGTVIIRGLPGVVTLLNGREMFTSVGRSLYLADIPTAMLQRVDVYKSQGADMVEGGTAGVVDVRTNRPFDFKGFTASGNVRAEHRDKSGSTDPNVGGMVSNRWKTQYGEFGALLGLSYQRGRYYDETIWNAEPVKRPDAGNITGPDSVGMIPTVGDRKRYAANAAFQWRPNSQVEVYAEGMSTLIKHAFDSQFFVGSLPWGQTPDITLIPGTNQAATVGKIDGPWSPFTLGSTQARRDRSIGSQGAIGARWDITPQLRATTELARTVSNFEREFPILDFLAHPTSIIGSTNVNGGAQISYPGYNMTDPKNYTLLGFYDNHSHDEGSSTDWRGDVSYDMDSTGFFREFSGGVRLAKRKAESVREKNGQGGLTSTIYADAIPGLACTSHENTGNFGLQSWLTPCRDFMLNNTAALRQLFTGSSERSPDDPMTHYKDVEKTNAVYGKARIGFDLAQVPVDGTLGVRVVQTKQDLQGNSSQNGTITPVRVKTSDTDVLPSMTLKAMLRQDLIARMTAGKAVQRPNFADFNPGVSLGQSLEMVRPTGSGGNPDLKPVEGRNLDVALEWYFAQTGSVTATVFRHNFKNYILSGSAKETYGGIEYDITRPRNTSKGHLQGLEMAYQQFYDKLPGWMSGLGLQANATYMTGELEELNGSVHPFTGMSKWSANIVGLYEQGPWSARLAYSWRDKYVDDYNYRGKGIHLTVAPTKTLDASVSYKLNPNTTVTLDANNLLDSTYRDYHDTPDYVRDVRRYDKVVGLSVRWSY, translated from the coding sequence ATGATGCAATTGATGGCACCGGGCACCCGCACGTCCCGACAAAACACACGCTTGACCTTGAAGGCGACGGTGGCCGCCTTGGCCGGCGCCGGCCTGCTGAGCAGCGCTTCCGTACGGGCGCAACAGGCGCCCGCAGTGGAAACACCGGTGGAAGAAACGGCGGCGCCGGCGCCGGCCGACAATGCCGGCATGGCCGTCGTCGCCGTCACGGGCGTGCGCAGGGCGGCGCAAAGCGCGCAGACGATCAAGAAAAACAACGACCAGGTGGTCGACTCCATCGTCGCCGATGAAATCGGCAAATTCCCCGACAAGAACGTGGCCGAAATCCTCGGCCGCGTGACGGGCGTGCAGATCCGCCGCGAAGGCGGTGAAGCGGGCACCGTCATCATCCGCGGCTTGCCTGGCGTGGTGACCCTGCTCAACGGCCGCGAAATGTTCACGTCCGTGGGCCGCAGCCTGTACCTGGCCGACATCCCGACGGCCATGCTGCAGCGCGTGGACGTGTACAAATCGCAGGGCGCCGACATGGTCGAAGGCGGCACGGCCGGCGTGGTCGACGTGCGCACCAACCGCCCGTTCGATTTCAAGGGTTTTACGGCATCGGGCAACGTGCGCGCCGAACACCGCGACAAGTCCGGCTCGACGGACCCGAACGTCGGCGGCATGGTCTCGAACCGCTGGAAGACCCAATACGGGGAATTCGGTGCCCTGCTTGGCCTGTCCTACCAGCGCGGCAGGTACTATGACGAGACGATCTGGAACGCCGAACCCGTCAAGCGCCCCGACGCGGGCAACATCACGGGTCCCGATTCCGTCGGCATGATCCCTACCGTGGGCGACCGCAAGCGCTACGCGGCCAACGCCGCCTTCCAGTGGCGCCCGAACTCGCAGGTGGAAGTGTATGCGGAAGGCATGTCGACCCTGATCAAGCACGCCTTCGACAGCCAGTTCTTCGTCGGTTCGCTGCCCTGGGGCCAGACCCCGGACATCACCCTGATCCCCGGCACCAATCAGGCGGCCACGGTGGGCAAGATCGACGGCCCATGGTCGCCGTTCACGCTGGGCTCGACCCAGGCGCGGCGCGACCGCTCGATCGGTTCGCAAGGCGCCATCGGCGCGCGCTGGGACATCACGCCGCAGCTGCGCGCCACGACGGAGCTGGCGCGCACGGTGAGCAACTTCGAGCGCGAATTTCCCATCCTCGACTTCCTCGCCCATCCGACCAGCATCATCGGCAGCACGAACGTGAACGGCGGTGCGCAGATCAGCTACCCCGGCTACAACATGACGGATCCGAAGAACTACACCCTGCTCGGCTTCTACGACAATCACAGTCACGACGAAGGCAGCTCGACCGACTGGCGCGGCGACGTCAGCTACGACATGGACAGCACGGGCTTCTTCCGCGAATTCTCGGGCGGCGTGCGCCTGGCCAAGCGCAAGGCCGAATCGGTCCGCGAAAAAAATGGCCAGGGCGGGCTGACGTCGACGATCTATGCGGATGCGATTCCCGGCCTGGCGTGCACCTCGCACGAGAACACGGGCAACTTCGGCCTGCAAAGCTGGCTGACGCCATGCCGCGACTTCATGCTCAACAACACGGCCGCGCTGCGCCAGCTGTTTACGGGCAGCAGCGAACGCAGCCCAGACGATCCGATGACCCATTACAAGGATGTGGAAAAAACCAATGCCGTCTACGGCAAGGCGCGCATCGGCTTTGACCTGGCGCAAGTACCGGTCGACGGCACCCTGGGCGTGCGCGTGGTGCAGACCAAGCAGGACTTGCAAGGCAATTCCTCGCAAAACGGCACCATCACGCCCGTGCGCGTAAAAACCTCGGACACGGACGTGTTGCCCAGCATGACCTTGAAAGCCATGCTGCGCCAGGACCTGATCGCCCGCATGACGGCCGGCAAAGCCGTGCAGCGCCCGAACTTCGCCGACTTCAACCCCGGCGTGAGCCTGGGCCAGAGCCTGGAAATGGTGCGCCCGACGGGTAGCGGCGGCAATCCCGACCTCAAACCCGTGGAAGGCAGGAACCTCGACGTGGCGCTGGAATGGTATTTCGCCCAGACGGGTTCCGTCACGGCCACCGTGTTCCGCCACAACTTCAAGAATTACATCCTGTCCGGCTCGGCCAAGGAAACGTATGGCGGCATCGAGTACGACATCACGCGTCCGCGCAACACCTCGAAAGGCCATCTGCAAGGCCTGGAAATGGCGTACCAGCAGTTCTATGACAAGCTGCCCGGCTGGATGAGCGGCCTGGGCCTGCAGGCGAACGCCACCTACATGACGGGCGAACTGGAAGAATTGAACGGCAGCGTGCACCCGTTCACCGGCATGTCGAAGTGGTCGGCCAATATCGTCGGCCTGTACGAACAGGGACCGTGGTCGGCGCGCCTGGCCTACAGCTGGCGCGACAAATACGTCGACGACTACAACTACCGCGGCAAGGGCATCCACCTGACAGTGGCGCCAACCAAGACCCTGGACGCGTCGGTCTCGTACAAGCTCAACCCGAACACCACGGTGACCCTGGACGCGAACAACCTGCTCGATTCGACCTACCGCGACTACCACGACACGCCGGACTATGTGCGCGACGTGCGGCGCTATGACAAGGTCGTAGGTTTATCCGTCCGCTGGAGCTACTAG
- a CDS encoding MurR/RpiR family transcriptional regulator — MQAATPHDSYAALMDLIKARHAELSPQFQAGARYLADHPDEVAVSSMRSIAARAQVQSAALVRLAQQLGFAGWPELKAIFVERLRAGQAGYAAKAGALAGKDGDLVTEVFTVQQRNLVATESANHAALEAAAALLQAAPRVHVAGFRAAHPIAYTLHYLYRLLRPSVQLLSGQGGTLEMDLRALQAGEAVVVASFAPYSSEALLVAQAARQAGCQVVAISDSAMSPLALLADASIVIAVDSPSFFPSIVAGVAAVESLVELLVARAGHDAVLAIGAAENQLRTLGAYAKTSNDVT; from the coding sequence ATGCAGGCAGCGACACCCCACGATTCCTATGCGGCACTGATGGACCTGATCAAGGCGCGCCATGCGGAACTGAGCCCGCAATTCCAGGCCGGCGCCCGCTACCTGGCCGACCATCCGGACGAAGTGGCCGTGTCGTCGATGCGCAGCATCGCCGCGCGCGCGCAGGTGCAATCGGCCGCCCTCGTACGCCTGGCGCAGCAACTGGGCTTTGCCGGCTGGCCGGAACTGAAAGCCATCTTCGTCGAACGCCTGCGCGCGGGACAGGCCGGGTATGCGGCAAAAGCGGGCGCGCTGGCCGGCAAGGACGGGGACCTGGTCACCGAAGTGTTCACTGTGCAGCAGCGCAACCTGGTCGCCACGGAAAGCGCCAACCACGCCGCCCTGGAGGCCGCCGCCGCTCTGCTGCAGGCAGCGCCCCGCGTGCACGTGGCCGGTTTCCGCGCCGCCCACCCCATCGCCTACACCCTGCATTATCTGTACCGCTTGCTGCGCCCCAGCGTGCAGCTGCTGAGCGGCCAGGGCGGCACCCTGGAAATGGACTTGCGCGCCCTGCAAGCGGGCGAAGCCGTCGTCGTCGCCAGCTTCGCGCCGTATTCGAGCGAAGCGCTGCTGGTGGCGCAGGCGGCGCGCCAGGCCGGCTGCCAGGTGGTCGCCATCAGCGACAGCGCCATGTCGCCGCTGGCCCTGCTAGCCGACGCCAGCATCGTCATCGCCGTCGACAGCCCTTCGTTCTTCCCCTCCATCGTGGCCGGCGTCGCGGCCGTGGAAAGCCTGGTGGAATTGCTCGTGGCGCGCGCGGGGCACGATGCCGTACTAGCCATCGGCGCGGCGGAAAACCAGTTGCGGACGCTGGGTGCCTATGCAAAAACATCAAATGATGTAACTTAA
- a CDS encoding aspartate aminotransferase family protein: protein MSHVFHRSLTASYPVAVGGDGPYLIDADGKRYLDACGGAAVSCLGHSDAAVIAAVQQQIATLAYAHSSFFTTEPMEQLADFLVARAPAGIDSVYFVSGGSEAVESALKLARQYFVERGQPQRRHVIARRQSYHGNTLGALATGGNAWRRQQFEPLLIGVTHVSPCYAWRDQQEAETDGDYVARLGQELEDHIAALGADNVMAFIAEPVVGATAGALPAVAGYFARMREICQRHGILLILDEVMCGMGRTGSLFACEQEGVTADLICIAKGLGAGYQPIGAVMVSREIRDTLRAGTGFFQHGHTYIGHATACAAALAVQRQIEERDLLANVRAMGGLLQERLRQRFDGHAHVGDIRGRGLFLGLELVQDRNTKQPFDPVRRLHARIKAQAMQNGLMCYPMGGTIDGLHGDHILLAPPYIVDASHVDEIVGKLGMAIDACVA, encoded by the coding sequence ATGAGCCACGTCTTCCACCGCAGCCTGACCGCCAGCTATCCCGTCGCCGTGGGCGGCGACGGCCCTTACCTGATCGATGCCGATGGCAAGCGCTACCTGGACGCCTGCGGCGGCGCGGCCGTCTCCTGCCTCGGCCATTCGGATGCGGCCGTGATCGCCGCCGTGCAGCAGCAGATTGCCACGCTGGCGTACGCGCACAGCTCCTTTTTTACCACCGAACCGATGGAGCAGCTGGCCGACTTCCTCGTCGCCCGGGCGCCAGCCGGCATCGACAGCGTGTATTTCGTCTCGGGCGGTTCGGAAGCGGTGGAAAGCGCGCTCAAGCTGGCGCGCCAGTATTTCGTGGAACGGGGCCAGCCGCAGCGCCGCCACGTCATCGCGCGCCGCCAAAGCTACCACGGCAATACGCTGGGCGCGCTGGCCACGGGCGGCAACGCCTGGCGCCGCCAGCAGTTCGAACCGCTGCTCATTGGCGTCACCCACGTGTCGCCCTGCTACGCCTGGCGCGACCAGCAGGAAGCTGAAACGGATGGCGACTACGTGGCGCGCCTGGGCCAGGAACTGGAAGACCATATCGCCGCACTGGGCGCGGACAACGTCATGGCCTTCATCGCCGAACCCGTCGTCGGCGCCACGGCCGGCGCCCTGCCCGCCGTCGCCGGCTATTTTGCGCGCATGCGCGAGATCTGCCAGCGCCACGGCATCCTGCTGATCCTCGACGAAGTCATGTGCGGCATGGGCCGCACGGGCAGCCTGTTCGCCTGCGAGCAGGAAGGCGTCACGGCTGACCTGATCTGCATCGCCAAGGGCCTCGGTGCCGGCTACCAGCCCATCGGCGCCGTCATGGTGTCGCGGGAAATCCGCGACACCCTCCGCGCCGGCACAGGGTTCTTCCAGCATGGCCACACGTATATCGGCCACGCCACGGCCTGCGCCGCCGCCCTGGCCGTACAGCGGCAGATCGAGGAACGCGATTTATTGGCCAACGTGCGCGCCATGGGCGGCCTGCTGCAAGAACGGCTGCGCCAGCGTTTCGACGGCCATGCGCACGTGGGCGACATCCGCGGCCGCGGCCTGTTCCTCGGTCTGGAACTGGTACAGGATCGCAATACCAAGCAGCCGTTCGACCCGGTCCGCCGCCTGCACGCGCGCATCAAGGCGCAAGCCATGCAAAACGGACTGATGTGCTACCCCATGGGCGGCACCATCGACGGCCTGCACGGCGACCACATCCTGCTGGCGCCGCCCTACATCGTCGACGCCAGCCACGTCGATGAGATCGTCGGCAAGCTGGGCATGGCCATCGATGCCTGTGTGGCGTAA
- a CDS encoding serine/threonine-protein kinase gives MELLDSLRQPPLQDDTISGHYEVRRLLGEGGFGHVFEAWDAKLCRSVALKRLKPQADVLHPEKLINEARLAASLRHAAFVRIFAIEGQGTGQSIVMELVEGQTLGQFMHSGKADLQTALDIAYQIADAMDEAHAMDLVHGDLKPSNLMLEADGQVRILDFGLARHIDPQATQTTTLCDLQGTIAYMAPERLMGRLPDTRGDVYALGAMLYEMLAGQRHFAHLNGLALASAHMQATEPWPDLPDSVPPAINALVRAMTAHDPAERPRTMRDVREAIDGQRTLAVPAPILAAKTVPAKPPASIAIRLQVPVKRAVVAAGAVAILTLAAWQGPSLLAALRGHYSTAQFSEMAAMKAGMDALRAFDLDSSQKIPIEQFTAVLHHNPANATAAAGLSIASTLRYLGDGRDETWLQRADVNAKQALAADDQLALAHVAQGWVHEYHGKNEDALREATISLNLEPNNFLALYGKARLYIVSYKFEQAKQVLDQAILAHPQEYLLITLLGYMYYKKGDYVGAEQAFRQSIRMNPRSPATYAYLNAALLRQNRDDEALQVLQQGLQVSPYWELYSNLGTSLFAKGDYLGAVQAFKSAVSERKGGPGIYLLWANLADAQRWVPAQVGASKQSYQRAIALVQPMLKRMPNDITLNSRMALYQAYAEEKQQALAGVRHALSLAPQVADVQFRAALTHELIGNRSEALDALLKASKLGYPRNLIESAPDLLNLRRDYRYQQLLINLERDSKK, from the coding sequence ATGGAACTGCTCGACTCCCTGCGTCAGCCCCCACTGCAAGACGACACGATCAGCGGACACTATGAAGTGCGCCGCTTGCTGGGCGAAGGCGGTTTCGGCCATGTATTCGAAGCGTGGGATGCCAAGCTGTGCCGTAGCGTGGCGCTGAAACGCCTGAAACCGCAAGCCGACGTGCTGCATCCGGAAAAACTGATCAATGAAGCGCGCCTGGCCGCTTCGCTCAGGCATGCGGCTTTCGTGCGCATTTTTGCCATCGAGGGCCAGGGCACGGGCCAGTCTATCGTCATGGAACTGGTCGAAGGCCAGACCCTGGGCCAGTTCATGCACAGCGGCAAGGCGGACCTGCAAACGGCGCTCGACATCGCCTACCAGATCGCCGACGCGATGGACGAGGCGCACGCCATGGACCTCGTCCACGGCGACCTGAAACCGTCGAACCTGATGCTGGAAGCGGACGGTCAAGTGCGCATCCTCGATTTCGGCCTGGCCCGCCACATCGACCCGCAAGCCACGCAAACGACGACCCTGTGCGACCTGCAAGGCACCATCGCCTACATGGCGCCCGAGCGCCTGATGGGCCGCCTGCCCGACACGCGCGGCGACGTCTACGCGCTGGGCGCCATGCTGTACGAAATGCTGGCCGGCCAGCGCCACTTCGCCCACCTGAACGGCCTGGCCCTGGCCTCCGCCCACATGCAGGCGACGGAACCGTGGCCCGACCTGCCGGACTCCGTCCCGCCCGCCATCAACGCCCTCGTGCGCGCGATGACGGCGCACGACCCGGCCGAACGGCCACGCACCATGCGCGACGTGCGCGAGGCGATAGATGGGCAGCGCACACTGGCGGTGCCAGCGCCAATACTGGCCGCCAAGACGGTTCCCGCCAAACCACCGGCCTCGATTGCGATTCGCCTGCAGGTGCCGGTCAAGCGCGCCGTGGTGGCCGCTGGCGCCGTTGCTATACTGACTCTGGCAGCGTGGCAAGGCCCTAGCCTGCTTGCAGCTTTGCGTGGTCATTACTCCACGGCGCAGTTTTCGGAAATGGCTGCGATGAAGGCTGGCATGGATGCCTTGCGAGCATTTGACCTCGACAGCAGCCAGAAAATACCCATTGAGCAGTTTACTGCCGTGCTACATCATAATCCGGCCAATGCGACCGCGGCAGCAGGACTATCCATTGCGTCGACTTTACGCTACCTGGGCGATGGTCGCGATGAGACTTGGCTACAGCGGGCAGATGTCAATGCGAAACAGGCACTGGCTGCGGATGACCAGCTAGCACTTGCCCACGTGGCCCAAGGCTGGGTCCACGAATACCATGGCAAGAATGAGGATGCGCTGCGTGAGGCAACCATTTCATTGAATTTGGAACCAAATAATTTCTTGGCACTGTACGGCAAGGCACGCCTGTATATCGTCAGTTACAAGTTTGAGCAGGCCAAGCAGGTATTAGACCAGGCCATCCTTGCCCATCCGCAGGAGTACTTGCTCATTACATTACTCGGCTATATGTACTATAAGAAAGGCGATTACGTTGGTGCGGAACAAGCGTTCCGTCAAAGCATACGCATGAACCCGCGCTCCCCCGCGACCTACGCCTATCTGAATGCCGCCCTGTTACGCCAGAATCGCGATGACGAGGCCTTACAAGTGCTGCAGCAAGGACTGCAAGTAAGCCCCTATTGGGAACTCTACTCCAATCTGGGCACATCCCTGTTTGCAAAAGGTGACTATCTGGGCGCAGTCCAAGCGTTTAAGAGTGCCGTATCGGAACGAAAAGGCGGGCCTGGCATCTATTTATTGTGGGCTAATCTGGCCGATGCCCAACGCTGGGTGCCTGCCCAAGTGGGGGCCTCGAAACAATCGTATCAGCGTGCCATTGCACTAGTACAGCCGATGCTTAAACGAATGCCAAACGACATCACACTGAATTCGCGAATGGCGCTCTATCAGGCCTACGCAGAGGAAAAGCAACAGGCGCTTGCCGGAGTACGGCATGCACTCAGCCTGGCGCCACAAGTAGCGGATGTGCAATTTCGCGCCGCCCTCACGCATGAACTGATCGGCAACCGTAGCGAGGCGCTTGATGCATTACTCAAGGCCAGCAAACTTGGCTACCCACGCAACCTGATCGAGTCCGCCCCCGATCTTTTAAACCTGCGGCGTGATTACCGCTATCAACAACTTCTTATCAACCTGGAAAGAGACAGTAAAAAATGA
- the mutS gene encoding DNA mismatch repair protein MutS, producing MTTVPKEINAAAAKKNSAEKLTPMMQQYLGIKENHPTMLVFYRMGDFYELFFEDAEKASRLLGITLTARGVASGNPIKMCGVPFHSLDGYLAKLVKLGESVAICEQIGDPATSKGPVERKVMRVVTPGTLTDADLLPEKAERPLLAMCSITQRKTVTTGLAWLSLASGALKLMEFSGDSSTVAVRLQQELERIVPAEILSGDNGNLFDDYAGTHINRVPDWHFDVVGGHKALLDQLGVATLTGFGADGLGAAFGAAGALLRYAQSTQGRGLQHVRSLTTETESEFIGLDAATRRNLELTETIRGQESPTLFSLLDHCRTAMGSRMLRHWLHHARRDQNVARARHEAIAALAQSEAAAPLAATLAQVPDIERITTRIALLSARPRDLAALRDGLLQLPALRGDVVRCYGPGQGGENGLLATIHTALATPAACLDLLVRAVAQEPAAMVRDGGVFATGFDAELDELRALSENAGQFLLDLETRERARTGIANLRVEYNKVHGFYIEVTHGQTDKVPDDYRRRQTLKNAERYITPELKVFEDKALSAQDKALVREKMLYDLLLADLAPHIGTLQTISQGLAQLDTLNALTEHAQQHNWAAPQLVDEPCINIVEGRHPVVEKQIERFIANDCRFVNERRLLLITGPNMGGKSTFMRQVALITLLAYVGSYVPAASATIGPIDRIFTRIGATDDLAGGRSTFMVEMTESAAILNGATEHSLVLMDEVGRGTSTFDGLALAWAIARHLIDTSRSFTLFATHYFELTQLPDSHPSAANVHLSAVEHKDSIVFLHAVQAGPASQSYGLQVAQLAGVPQPVIKAARKHLARLEAQALDATPQRDLFAAPAADPYAQEEEEEASAPLAALNAAQQALLDAIADLDPDALTPRDALEQLYQLKRLAAA from the coding sequence ATGACCACCGTCCCAAAAGAAATCAACGCCGCCGCGGCAAAGAAAAATTCGGCTGAAAAGCTCACTCCCATGATGCAGCAATATTTAGGCATCAAGGAGAACCACCCGACGATGTTGGTCTTCTACCGCATGGGCGATTTCTACGAGCTGTTTTTCGAGGATGCGGAAAAAGCGTCGCGCTTGCTGGGCATTACCCTGACGGCGCGCGGCGTGGCCAGTGGCAACCCCATTAAAATGTGCGGCGTGCCATTTCATTCGCTCGACGGCTATCTGGCCAAGCTGGTCAAGCTGGGCGAGTCGGTGGCCATTTGCGAACAGATCGGCGACCCGGCCACCAGCAAGGGTCCCGTCGAGCGCAAGGTCATGCGCGTCGTCACGCCCGGCACCCTGACGGATGCGGACTTGCTGCCCGAAAAGGCCGAGCGCCCGCTGCTGGCCATGTGCAGCATCACGCAGCGCAAGACGGTCACGACGGGCCTGGCCTGGCTGTCGCTGGCCAGCGGAGCCTTGAAACTGATGGAGTTTTCCGGCGACAGCAGCACCGTGGCCGTGCGATTGCAGCAGGAACTGGAACGCATCGTGCCGGCTGAAATTCTCAGCGGCGACAATGGCAACCTGTTTGACGACTACGCGGGCACGCACATCAACCGCGTGCCGGACTGGCATTTCGACGTGGTGGGCGGCCACAAGGCCCTGCTCGACCAGTTGGGTGTGGCGACTTTGACGGGCTTTGGCGCCGATGGCCTCGGCGCCGCGTTCGGCGCGGCCGGCGCGCTGCTGCGCTATGCGCAGTCGACGCAGGGACGCGGTCTGCAGCACGTGCGCTCCCTGACGACGGAAACGGAAAGCGAATTCATCGGCCTGGACGCGGCCACACGCCGCAACCTGGAACTGACGGAAACCATCCGCGGCCAGGAATCGCCGACCTTGTTCTCCCTGCTGGATCATTGCCGCACCGCCATGGGTTCGCGCATGCTGCGCCACTGGCTGCACCATGCGCGGCGCGACCAGAACGTGGCGCGCGCGCGCCATGAAGCCATCGCCGCGCTGGCGCAAAGCGAAGCGGCCGCTCCGCTCGCCGCCACTCTGGCGCAAGTGCCCGATATCGAACGCATCACCACGCGCATCGCGCTGCTGTCGGCGCGTCCGCGCGACCTGGCCGCCCTGCGCGACGGCCTGCTGCAACTGCCGGCCCTGCGCGGCGACGTCGTCCGCTGTTATGGTCCTGGCCAGGGCGGCGAGAACGGCTTGCTGGCCACCATCCACACGGCCCTGGCGACGCCGGCCGCCTGCCTGGACTTGCTGGTGCGCGCCGTGGCGCAGGAACCGGCCGCCATGGTGCGCGACGGCGGTGTATTTGCCACCGGTTTCGATGCGGAACTGGACGAATTGCGCGCGCTGTCGGAAAACGCGGGCCAGTTCCTGCTCGACCTGGAAACGCGCGAACGGGCCCGTACGGGCATCGCCAACCTGCGCGTCGAATACAACAAGGTGCACGGCTTCTATATTGAAGTCACGCACGGCCAGACGGACAAGGTGCCGGACGACTACCGCCGCCGCCAGACCCTGAAAAACGCCGAGCGCTACATCACGCCGGAATTGAAGGTGTTCGAAGACAAGGCCCTGTCGGCGCAGGACAAGGCCCTCGTGCGCGAAAAAATGCTGTACGACCTGCTGCTGGCCGACCTGGCGCCGCACATCGGCACCTTGCAGACGATTTCGCAAGGCCTGGCCCAGCTCGACACCCTGAATGCGCTGACGGAACACGCGCAGCAGCACAACTGGGCCGCGCCGCAACTGGTCGACGAGCCGTGCATCAACATCGTCGAAGGCCGCCATCCCGTGGTGGAAAAGCAGATCGAGCGCTTCATCGCCAACGACTGCCGCTTCGTCAACGAGCGCCGGCTGCTGTTGATCACCGGCCCGAACATGGGCGGTAAATCGACCTTCATGCGCCAGGTGGCACTGATCACCCTGCTGGCCTACGTGGGCAGCTACGTGCCGGCCGCGTCCGCCACCATCGGCCCCATCGACCGCATCTTCACGCGCATCGGCGCCACCGACGACCTGGCGGGCGGACGCTCGACCTTCATGGTGGAAATGACGGAGTCGGCCGCCATTTTGAACGGCGCCACCGAGCATTCGCTGGTGCTGATGGATGAAGTGGGCCGCGGCACCTCGACCTTCGACGGCCTGGCGCTGGCATGGGCCATCGCGCGCCACCTGATCGACACAAGCCGCAGCTTCACCCTGTTCGCCACACATTACTTTGAGCTGACGCAATTGCCGGACAGCCACCCGAGCGCCGCCAACGTGCACTTGTCCGCCGTCGAGCACAAGGACAGCATCGTCTTCCTGCACGCCGTGCAAGCCGGTCCCGCCTCGCAAAGCTACGGCTTGCAGGTGGCGCAACTGGCCGGCGTGCCGCAACCCGTGATCAAGGCCGCGCGCAAGCACCTGGCGCGCCTGGAAGCGCAGGCGCTCGACGCCACGCCGCAGCGCGACCTGTTCGCCGCCCCGGCCGCCGATCCGTATGCGCAGGAGGAAGAAGAGGAAGCATCGGCGCCGCTGGCCGCGTTGAACGCGGCGCAGCAAGCCTTGCTCGACGCCATCGCCGACCTCGATCCCGATGCGCTCACGCCGCGCGATGCGCTCGAGCAGCTGTACCAGTTGAAACGGCTGGCCGCCGCATGA
- a CDS encoding FKBP-type peptidyl-prolyl cis-trans isomerase produces MKIAKNTVVTVNYKLSDAQDNLIEDGRQPMVYLHGDYENTLPKIEEELDGKEVGYSNTIQIEPDDAFGEYDPALVKVEPRNRLPEPLEVGMQFEGMPESDSPDEEAMIFTVTDIADDKVVLDGNHPLAGIALRFSLTVADVRAATDEEIAHGHVHGAHGHDHGDEDDEGEGEEGDHFRTHPIH; encoded by the coding sequence ATGAAGATTGCCAAAAATACGGTCGTGACTGTCAACTACAAACTGTCAGACGCGCAAGACAATCTGATCGAAGACGGCCGCCAGCCGATGGTCTACCTGCACGGTGATTATGAAAACACCCTGCCGAAGATCGAAGAAGAACTCGACGGCAAGGAAGTTGGCTATTCCAACACGATCCAGATCGAACCGGATGATGCTTTCGGTGAATACGATCCCGCCTTGGTCAAGGTCGAGCCGCGCAACCGCCTGCCTGAGCCGCTGGAAGTGGGCATGCAGTTCGAAGGCATGCCGGAAAGCGATTCGCCGGACGAAGAAGCGATGATCTTCACGGTCACCGACATCGCCGACGACAAGGTCGTGCTGGATGGTAATCATCCGCTGGCCGGCATCGCGCTGCGCTTCTCGCTGACCGTCGCCGACGTGCGCGCCGCCACCGACGAAGAAATCGCCCATGGCCACGTGCATGGCGCACACGGCCATGACCATGGCGATGAAGATGATGAAGGCGAAGGCGAAGAGGGCGACCACTTCCGTACGCATCCGATTCATTAA